A part of Candidatus Binatus sp. genomic DNA contains:
- a CDS encoding VWA domain-containing protein, whose protein sequence is MAALRDQLIKLIGELRSKSVRISVAESIDAMNAVAAAGLERSRMREALAAALIKDEADRAIFDECFARFFAMPARPHREHPDSRGAQVSAAAGRGHPGENPSLNEDASPRRAEHPSEQGAQLREQAASNDAKRKASSKVRERDGDKGEVASNEHRGDTARDAHDGDGVDARGDSDASRHEAARLTRLREIERKPFDTYLDLDYDEARRALEPLIRRFRIRLGRRLRLARAGRIDFRRTIRAGLQHGGALAELKFRARRPRHVDLAILADVSGSVRYAAQLMLELMAGARGCFRRVASFVYVDHLAEADFEQGHLVMTPALDMYARSDFGRVLGELWARRLGLITRATIVVIMGDGRNNRLPARADVLREISRSCRALVWLNPEDPARWGTGDSAIKQYAREVSLILPARNLRELQQGLERIA, encoded by the coding sequence ATGGCGGCGCTGCGCGACCAATTGATCAAATTAATCGGCGAGCTGCGATCGAAAAGCGTGCGGATCTCGGTTGCGGAATCGATCGACGCGATGAATGCGGTCGCGGCGGCGGGCCTCGAGCGATCGCGGATGCGCGAGGCGCTCGCGGCGGCGCTAATCAAGGACGAAGCGGATCGAGCGATTTTCGACGAATGCTTCGCGCGGTTCTTCGCGATGCCGGCGCGTCCCCACCGCGAGCATCCTGATTCGCGCGGCGCGCAGGTCTCCGCGGCCGCTGGACGCGGACATCCAGGCGAGAATCCGTCATTGAATGAGGACGCGTCGCCGCGACGCGCGGAGCATCCGAGCGAGCAAGGCGCGCAGTTACGCGAGCAAGCGGCGTCGAACGACGCGAAGAGAAAAGCATCGTCGAAGGTGCGCGAGCGCGACGGCGATAAAGGCGAGGTTGCGAGCAACGAGCATCGCGGCGACACTGCACGCGATGCGCACGATGGCGACGGCGTCGATGCGCGCGGCGATTCGGATGCGTCGCGGCATGAGGCGGCGCGACTCACGCGGCTGCGCGAGATCGAGCGCAAGCCGTTCGATACGTACCTCGACCTGGACTACGACGAGGCTCGGCGCGCGCTCGAGCCGTTGATCCGGCGCTTTCGGATTCGGCTGGGACGGCGGCTCAGGCTTGCGCGCGCGGGCCGGATTGATTTCCGGCGCACGATTCGCGCGGGCCTTCAGCATGGCGGCGCGCTGGCGGAACTCAAGTTTCGCGCGCGGCGTCCGCGCCACGTCGATCTCGCGATCCTCGCCGACGTGTCAGGCTCGGTGCGTTACGCGGCGCAGTTGATGCTCGAGTTGATGGCGGGAGCGCGCGGATGTTTCCGGCGAGTCGCGAGCTTTGTTTACGTCGATCACCTGGCGGAGGCGGACTTCGAGCAGGGGCATCTGGTGATGACGCCCGCGCTCGACATGTACGCGCGATCCGATTTCGGGCGCGTGCTGGGAGAGCTGTGGGCGCGGCGGCTCGGCCTGATCACGCGCGCGACAATCGTCGTTATCATGGGCGATGGGCGCAACAATCGATTGCCGGCGCGCGCCGACGTGCTGCGTGAGATTTCGCGATCCTGCCGCGCGTTGGTGTGGCTGAATCCCGAGGATCCGGCACGATGGGGCACGGGCGACAGCGCGATCAAGCAGTATGCGCGCGAAGTGTCGCTGATACTGCCCGCGCGCAATCTGCGCGAGCTGCAACAGGGATTGGAAAGAATCGCCTAG
- a CDS encoding glutathione S-transferase family protein: MIVLYTTERDYPWGTLRSTHGAKTKVVLEEKGLSYRIENLPPGNLWKKPPEMIAKHPLGKVPYLEDGELVIFDSTVIDEYLDERYPEPRLMPSDPIARMRVRELENFADEAMLVGSVPPIWMPYWSEPAKRNAESMEKGRAMLLSRDLPYLEKVLRSSGDGYACGEFSLADAPLMSLAMVLEVDAPNLDAFPKVDAYLKRLRERPSYRTISPRTKVADAATGG; this comes from the coding sequence GTGATTGTTCTCTACACCACTGAACGCGATTATCCCTGGGGCACGCTCCGATCCACCCACGGCGCCAAGACCAAAGTCGTACTCGAGGAAAAAGGCCTCAGCTATCGCATCGAAAATCTGCCGCCGGGGAATCTGTGGAAGAAACCGCCCGAGATGATCGCCAAGCATCCGCTCGGCAAGGTTCCCTATCTCGAGGACGGCGAGCTCGTCATCTTCGATTCGACCGTGATCGACGAGTACCTTGACGAGCGCTATCCCGAGCCGCGGCTGATGCCCTCAGATCCGATCGCGCGGATGCGCGTGCGCGAGCTTGAAAACTTTGCCGACGAGGCGATGCTGGTCGGCAGCGTCCCGCCAATCTGGATGCCGTATTGGAGCGAGCCCGCCAAGCGCAACGCCGAGAGCATGGAGAAAGGCCGCGCGATGCTGCTCTCGCGCGACTTGCCGTATCTCGAGAAGGTGCTGCGCAGCAGTGGCGATGGTTACGCCTGCGGCGAGTTCTCGCTGGCCGACGCGCCGTTGATGTCGCTCGCGATGGTGCTCGAAGTCGACGCGCCGAACCTTGACGCGTTCCCGAAGGTCGATGCGTACCTGAAACGGCTGCGCGAGCGCCCGAGCTATCGCACGATCAGCCCGCGGACCAAAGTCGCCGACGCCGCCACCGGCGGATGA
- a CDS encoding MoxR family ATPase: MEITHEQIADGLKRARYITNERVETAIFLALALEKPLLIEGPAGAGKTEVAKVVAEMLATRLIRLQCYEGLDEARALYEWNYQKQLLRMQADEAQGLHWEELSEHIFSRDYLLERPLLSAITAPQRVVLLIDEIDKADEEFEAFLLELLSDFQVSVPELGTLKARERPVVVLTSNRARELSEALRRRCLHLFIDFPGTEQERKIIELKVPELDARLAAEASRFVAAIRKLGLRKPPSIAETLDWARALVRLGVREFDTDAVRTTLGVLLKHEEDRAKVESRTSSLAPRSK, encoded by the coding sequence ATGGAGATCACGCACGAGCAAATCGCCGACGGACTGAAACGCGCGCGCTACATCACCAACGAGCGCGTCGAGACGGCGATCTTCCTCGCGCTCGCGCTCGAGAAGCCGCTCCTGATCGAAGGTCCCGCGGGCGCGGGCAAGACCGAGGTCGCGAAGGTCGTCGCCGAGATGCTCGCGACGCGCCTCATTCGGCTCCAATGCTATGAGGGGCTGGACGAAGCGCGGGCGCTGTACGAATGGAATTATCAGAAGCAGCTTTTGCGGATGCAGGCGGACGAGGCGCAGGGGCTGCATTGGGAAGAACTTAGCGAGCACATTTTCTCGCGCGACTATCTGCTCGAGCGGCCGCTGCTGAGCGCGATCACGGCGCCGCAACGGGTCGTTTTGCTGATCGATGAGATCGACAAGGCGGACGAAGAGTTCGAGGCGTTCCTGCTCGAGTTGCTGTCGGATTTCCAGGTGAGCGTGCCGGAACTGGGGACGCTGAAGGCGCGCGAGCGGCCGGTGGTGGTGCTGACGTCGAATCGCGCGCGCGAGCTGTCGGAAGCGCTCAGGCGGCGATGCCTGCATCTGTTTATCGATTTTCCCGGTACCGAACAGGAACGAAAAATAATCGAGCTCAAGGTGCCGGAACTCGACGCGCGGCTCGCGGCGGAAGCGTCGCGCTTCGTCGCCGCGATCAGGAAGCTTGGTCTCCGCAAGCCGCCGTCGATCGCGGAGACGCTCGACTGGGCGCGGGCGCTGGTGCGGCTCGGAGTGCGCGAATTCGATACGGACGCGGTGCGTACTACGCTCGGCGTATTGCTGAAGCATGAAGAGGATCGCGCGAAGGTCGAGTCGCGAACGTCGTCGCTGGCGCCGCGCTCGAAGTAG
- a CDS encoding Rieske 2Fe-2S domain-containing protein produces MPDHDRRRAALTGSHPRKHKASARGRYRVAATDAIAPGESLKFMLPIRGADEECFVINYEGRFHAYVNRCRHVPMAMDWVDNQFFAEDCNYLMCQTHNAYYEPESGECIAGPPTACGKYLYRVPLQIEGDTIYASAPEQEFED; encoded by the coding sequence ATGCCGGATCATGATCGCCGCCGCGCCGCGCTGACGGGGAGCCATCCGCGCAAGCATAAGGCGTCGGCGCGCGGGCGTTACCGGGTCGCCGCGACGGATGCGATCGCGCCGGGCGAATCGCTCAAATTTATGCTGCCGATACGCGGCGCGGACGAAGAATGCTTCGTGATCAATTACGAGGGCCGGTTTCACGCGTACGTGAATCGATGCCGGCATGTGCCGATGGCGATGGACTGGGTGGACAATCAATTCTTCGCGGAGGATTGCAACTACCTGATGTGCCAGACGCACAACGCCTACTACGAGCCCGAGAGCGGCGAATGTATCGCGGGACCGCCGACGGCGTGCGGGAAATATTTATATCGAGTGCCGCTACAGATCGAAGGCGACACGATCTACGCGAGCGCGCCCGAGCAGGAATTCGAGGACTGA